From the genome of Perca fluviatilis chromosome 8, GENO_Pfluv_1.0, whole genome shotgun sequence:
TGGACAAAGAATTTAAATTAAGTGTGTAACTCATCtgtaaacaataataattatgtCGGGATCTAAGGGGTTTGCACTACTCCAGCTATGGTCTTAATGGCTCCACAATGGATGACTGTACTCATGAAGCCTCAGCATGCGATGTCTGACCGTTTGTCAGCATAATTACTAAATATCTACTAATAATCTGGCATTCTATTAAAATTGCTTTCAACCCATTTAGTGTTCACGGCTAAAGCTTTCATCTGAAATCACAATGAATCCAACAGGGCAGAAAACCACTGCCGCTCTGCTCTCTGTGGACTGAAAAAATTTAAAGCGCACAGCACTTTTGGCCACAATCCaatcagtgatgtcacagcAGGTGTTTTCCATCATCCCTCCAAGGCAAAACCGCTgctgtgacatcactgattGGGGTGTGGCCACAACTACAACATGCTTGACAGTTTCGACCCatagaaagtttaaaaaattgTGTACATGTAGATTGGTCGTGCATAATGCCCAAATGTTGCACACTGTCTCTTTGGTCTAGAGTGTAACTGTGAAACAGGAGATATCTTTATCGCTGAGGCAAAACAGTCGAACCATTGTGGTAGCACTAAATATCAGATGGAACCCGATCTACTTAAAAAGCCAAGGCAATCAAAGTCTGCTCGGAGCTGAATGGCTGAGTTCATTACAACCACTTACAGGAAGGGATGTGGCTTCTCAGGAAAGATCATAGGGAGTGTGCTGGTATCACATCAACACATTCCCTGGGTCTTTGTCTGAAACAGaggcatactgtatattttgctCTATTTCTAAATATACTATCTTTTAAGACATACGGTCTGAGGGAATTCTTTGAAtagcattttagtaaatatcCTCTTCTTCGAATGTTCTCAAATATCTTTCTAAGTAAAGTATGTGCATTTAATTTAGCTAGTTATGGTGTGTCATTTTCAATAGATCACTTAATTAGTATAGTGTAGGGCTTGCAGAAGTGCAGCGAACCAAGGGCAGTACATCTACTTTGAAAATTCGACAATCATattaaaaaatgcattaaaatgcTGTAATTATAAAGCAATATTCCTTTAAAACTTTGATTGATATTTGCGGCTTCATTTCCAGAGAGCTAGCTCAGCATGCCTACTGGATTGTTGTGTGCCACCATAGGCAGCTTGGCAAACAAAGGCTCCCTCATAAACTGTTTTCACATTCaacacaacaaattaaaaagtaaaatgtaatgatCGGTCATACTCTGACCCATTGAATATTTCTTTTAGAATGAGATGAATCCTCACGCAATTGGTATGCTGCCTTGTGGGAGGGAAAGGCAGAAAGTATGTGCTTCTTAGTTGTCTTTTTTAGGCAAGAAGCTAAGGAGATATTCAGCCACACCCAGGAAGTAGATCACCTGGGCGATGCCAAACAGAGGTGCAATGACCAAGGCTCGACAGTAGGCTCCCTTCAGGAAAGCCGATGGACCCTCGTTACGCATGATTTTCCTAGAGAGCACATAAAAGCTAATTATTAAAAGTGAAACATACAGCCAGCATTATTTATGTGCCAGTAGGTGTTGGTGGTGTCTTAtttctatttaaatttatgtttcTTAATAATctgttgtattgtttgttggttctgctgttttcattgtttttttgtcaaatgtgtGATAATGCACTTTAAATCCATTTGACTTGActatacacagacacagcatCACACATGCTGCAGCAGTATGTAAAGACATAATGAGGTCACCTGATACAGTCAGTCACTCCACTGTACGTGTCTTCTGTGCTCCCTCGGTTCAGCGACTGCAGTCTAGTCTTTATCACTGCAACACACAGAGCTCAGGTGAATATTTAACATCAACTAACACATTGCTGTAACAATGTTCACAGTCCCACTGCTCACCATCGACAGGGTTGACAGCAACAGCCGCTGTGCTTCCCGCAAGGCAGCCTGATATAAACGACACGTAGAAAGGAGCAGGCCCATCTACGCCTCTTTTACCCAGATTGTTCAGGTTGGCAAAAAGGGGGAAATAGATGATGGAGAAAGGAACATCcctacaaaaaaaatacagacgATCACAGTAAGTGTGTGAAGTTCAGTGCAGTCGGTTGGTAAACTAGTTGCCGGATCTGTTTTACCTGAGCAATGTGGCACCAAGGCCCTTATACAGCCCAGCAATGCCCTTTTCCCTAAATAATTCTCTGGTGAGCTGCATGGCTGTTGGGGACTTGGTCTCCACAGTCCCTGCTGCCACCATCTCTGGCATCATCTTCCTCTGAGCCGCTATGGAACATAAGAAACACAACATTAATAACAGAAAAAGCTACATATAAAGCTACTCGAAACACACAATGCTCAGAACAGGTATGTGGGCAGACATTTTGATTTATAACAGTAAGAAGAAACCACAATAAAGCTGTTGTAATCTATGACATGACCACATGAGGCCACTATTTCTCCATTTTATACCCTACACTTCACTTTTTGCTAAAACAGCCATCTGGATTTAATTTCCTCTTACCAATTCGTCCAGCATCTTGGAGCTGGATTTTCAGCATCTCCATAGGAGTTGTAACAATAAcctgcaacaaaacaaaataaaggtgTCAGGTATAGTGTCAACATAGGCACACAGTGAACAACGATTGATTAGTATCGTTGTGTCAGGCAAAACATGTGTCCAGTGTAGATCTACTGGCATCCATTTGCTATATGTCAGCTCTCGTTTTCTTCTGTAATCCACACAGTAGT
Proteins encoded in this window:
- the slc25a22a gene encoding mitochondrial glutamate carrier 1, whose product is MADKQISLPAKLINGGIAGLIGVTCVFPIDLAKTRLQNQQNGCRLYTSMSDCLIKTIRSEGYFGMYRGAAVNLTLVTPEKAIKLAANDFFRHHLSKDGKLTLLKEMLAGCGAGTCQVIVTTPMEMLKIQLQDAGRIAAQRKMMPEMVAAGTVETKSPTAMQLTRELFREKGIAGLYKGLGATLLRDVPFSIIYFPLFANLNNLGKRGVDGPAPFYVSFISGCLAGSTAAVAVNPVDVIKTRLQSLNRGSTEDTYSGVTDCIRKIMRNEGPSAFLKGAYCRALVIAPLFGIAQVIYFLGVAEYLLSFLPKKDN